GACCTCGGCAAGGGGCAAGGCCGCCGAGCTGCCCCCGCTGGTGGTGAACTACCGCGGCGAGCGCCTGGCCGGCGTCGACGAGGTGGGCCGCGGGCCCCTGGTGGGGGCGGTGGTGGCCGCCGCGGTGATCCTCGACCCGGCGCGCCCGATCGAGGGGCTCACCGACTCCAAGGCGCTCTCCGCCCGGCGCCGCGAGGCCCTGGACGTCGAGATCCGCGAGAGGGCCCTGGCCTTCGCCGTGGCCGAGGCCAGCCCCGCCGAGGTGGATGCGCTCAATATCTATCATGCCACCCACCTGGCCATGCGCCGGGCCATCGACGCCCTGAACCCGGTGGCGGAGTACCTGCTGGTGGACGGCAATCGCCTGCCCGGGCATCATCTGCCGGGACAGGCGGTGGTCAAGGGGGCCGCCCGCCACCCCGCCATCGCCGCCGCCTCGATACTCGCCAAGGTGGCCCGGGATGCCCAGATGCGGGCCCTCGACGCCCGGCATCCCGACTACGGCTTCGCCCGCCACAAGGGCTACCCGACCCGGGAGCACCTGGCCGCCCTGGAGCGCCTCGGCGCGCTGCCGGAGCACCGCCGCTCCTTCGCCCCGGTCAAGCGCCAGCTGGCGCTGTTCTAGGCCAGCGAGTCGCCATCGAGAGCGAGGAGCGCCGGGGATAGGTCGTCGCGGGGGTCTTTTGCCATGGATGGCAAAAGTAGCGTACAGGGAAGTATTCACAGCGCCCCCGCATAGACCTGTCGCCGGGTCAGCTCCGAGCGATACTGCCGGGATAGCCCCGCGCTTCCTGCAATGACTATTCACCGCCAAGCCCCGAGCCCCCTATGACCACGCCCTTCGTTCATCTCCGCGTCCACACCGAATACTCCCTGGTCGACGGCCTGGTACGCCTCAAGCCGCTGGTCAAGGCCGCGGCGGAGCAGGGCATGCCGGCGCTGGCGGTCACCGACGAGGCCAACCTCTTCGGCCTGGTGAAGTTCTACAAGGGCGCCCAGGGTGCCGGGCTCAAGCCGATCATCGGCGCCGACCTGTGGCTCGCCAATCCCCATGACGAGGAGCACCCCTACCGGCTCACCCTGCTGGCCATGAACGACACGGGCTATCGCAACCTTACCGAGCTGATCTCCCGGGGCTGGATGGAGGGGCAGCGGTTGGGGCGTGCCGAGCTGAAGCGGGAGTGGGTGCTGGCCCAGAGCGAGGGGCTGATCGCCCTCTCCGGCGGGCGCGACGGCGAGGTGGGGCGCTACCTGCTCAGCGACCATGGCGACGAGGCCCGCGCGCTGCTCGAGGAGTGGAACGCCGCCTTCCCCGGGCGCTTCTACCTGGAGCTGACCCGCACCGGCCGCCCCCTGGAGGAGGAGTGCCTGCACCTCTCGGTGGCGCTGGCCGTGGAGAGCGGCACCCCGGTGGTGGCCACCAACGACGTGCGCTTCCTCGAGAAGGAGGACTTCTGGGCCCACGAGACCCGGGTCGCCATCGGCGAGGGCCGGGCGCTCGACGACCCGCGCCGCGAGCGCAAGTACACCGAGGAGCAGTACCTCAAGAGCCCCGAGGAGATGGCCGAGCTCTTCTCGGACATCCCGGAGGCGCTCGAGAATAGCGTGATGATCGCCGCGCGCTGCAGCGTGGACGTGCGCCTGGGCGAGATCTTCCTGCCGGAGTTCGAGATCCCCGAGGGGATGACCCAGGACGAGTTCTTCCGCAAGGTCTCCCACGACGGTCTCACCGAGCGCCTCGACTTCCTGTTCCCCGCCGAGCGCTACCCCCGGGACGGCGCCGAGTACGCCGAGATCGACCAGCGCTACCGGAAGCGCCTCGACTTCGAGCTCGACGTCATCATCCAGATGGGGTTCCCCGGCTACTTCCTGATCGTGATGGACTTCATCCAGTGGGCCAAGGACAACGACGTCCCGGTGGGCCCCGGCCGCGGCTCCGGCGCCGGCTCCCTGGTGGCCTACGCCCAGAAGATCACCGATCTGGACCCCATCGGCTACGACCTGCTCTTCGAGCGCTTCCTCAACCCCGAGCGGGTCTCGATGCCCGACTTCGACGTCGACTTCTGCATGGAGAAGCGCGACCGGGTCATCGAGTACGTGGCCGACCGCTACGGCCGCAACGCCGTCTCCCAGATCGTCACCTTCGGCACCATGGCCGCCAAGGCGGTGGTGCGCGATGTGGCCCGGGCCCAGGGGCGCCCCTACTCGCTGGGCGACAAGCTCTCCAAGCTGATTCCCTTCGAGGTGGGCATGACGCTCGCCAAGGCCATCGAGGCGGAGCCGGCCCTCAGGGAGTTCGTCGAGGCCGACGAGGAGGCCGCCGAGATCTGGGAGATGGCGCTCAAGCTGGAGGGCATCACCCGGGGCACCGGCAAGCACGCCGGTGGAGTGGTGATCGCCCCCACCAAGCTCACCGACTTCTCGCCGCTGCTCTGCGACGAGGAGGGCGCGGGGCTCGTCGTGCAGTTCGACAAGAACGACATCGAGGAGGCCGGGCTCGTCAAGTTCGACTTCCTGGGCCTGCGCACCCTGACCATCATCGACTGGGCGCTGGAGATGGTCGACAAGGTGCGCGCGGTGGAGGGGCAGGGGCCGCTGAATATCGACAGCATCCCGCTGGATGACGCGCCCACCTTCGAGATGCTCAAGCGCGCCGAGACCACGGCGGTGTTCCAGCTCGAATCCCGCGGCATGAAGGAGCTGATCAAGCGCCTCCTGCCCGACTCCCTGGACGACATGATCGCTCTCGTCGCGCTGTTTCGCCCCGGCCCGCTGCAGTCGGGCATGGTGGACGACTTCATCAATCGCAAGCACGGCCGGTCCGAGATCTCCTACCCGCACCCGGACTACCAGCA
The Halomonas alkalicola DNA segment above includes these coding regions:
- the dnaE gene encoding DNA polymerase III subunit alpha, yielding MTTPFVHLRVHTEYSLVDGLVRLKPLVKAAAEQGMPALAVTDEANLFGLVKFYKGAQGAGLKPIIGADLWLANPHDEEHPYRLTLLAMNDTGYRNLTELISRGWMEGQRLGRAELKREWVLAQSEGLIALSGGRDGEVGRYLLSDHGDEARALLEEWNAAFPGRFYLELTRTGRPLEEECLHLSVALAVESGTPVVATNDVRFLEKEDFWAHETRVAIGEGRALDDPRRERKYTEEQYLKSPEEMAELFSDIPEALENSVMIAARCSVDVRLGEIFLPEFEIPEGMTQDEFFRKVSHDGLTERLDFLFPAERYPRDGAEYAEIDQRYRKRLDFELDVIIQMGFPGYFLIVMDFIQWAKDNDVPVGPGRGSGAGSLVAYAQKITDLDPIGYDLLFERFLNPERVSMPDFDVDFCMEKRDRVIEYVADRYGRNAVSQIVTFGTMAAKAVVRDVARAQGRPYSLGDKLSKLIPFEVGMTLAKAIEAEPALREFVEADEEAAEIWEMALKLEGITRGTGKHAGGVVIAPTKLTDFSPLLCDEEGAGLVVQFDKNDIEEAGLVKFDFLGLRTLTIIDWALEMVDKVRAVEGQGPLNIDSIPLDDAPTFEMLKRAETTAVFQLESRGMKELIKRLLPDSLDDMIALVALFRPGPLQSGMVDDFINRKHGRSEISYPHPDYQHEWLKPVLEPTYGIILYQEQVMQIAQVLAGYTLGQADMLRRAMGKKKPEEMAKQRAGFMEGCAANGIDKELAGNIFDLVEKFAGYGFNKSHSAAYALVSYQTAWLKAHYPGPFMAAVISTEMDNLDKVVPLIEECRNLGLTVTPPDVNVGGYKFTVDDEARVVYGLGAIRGVGEGPIGAIVEAREAEGPFKDLFDFCRRVDPKRMNKRTLEALIRSGALDSLGPNRAVLAAALDDALKAAAQTQTNQNLGMVDMFGEAFADEEAQGGDVYAEYRRVREWTDKERLAGEKETLGLYLTGHPIDEYEKELERFVSTRISDLKPSREPQRVAGLVVGVRTMKSKRGDTMAFLTLDDRTGRIEASLFGELYDQLRGQLEPDQVLIVEGEVSSDDYSGGLRLRGKEITPMVAARTRYGQAVELSLDGAAINGRLVDSLRASLDPHRDAEGLPVRLRYRNAEATGWLELDAAWKVSPTDELLIRLREVQGQDGVRLKYR
- the rnhB gene encoding ribonuclease HII; its protein translation is MTSARGKAAELPPLVVNYRGERLAGVDEVGRGPLVGAVVAAAVILDPARPIEGLTDSKALSARRREALDVEIRERALAFAVAEASPAEVDALNIYHATHLAMRRAIDALNPVAEYLLVDGNRLPGHHLPGQAVVKGAARHPAIAAASILAKVARDAQMRALDARHPDYGFARHKGYPTREHLAALERLGALPEHRRSFAPVKRQLALF